From a single Sinomonas atrocyanea genomic region:
- the rpoB gene encoding DNA-directed RNA polymerase subunit beta yields MVASSTSETQTATTDGANRRLSFAKIHEPLDVPNLLALQTESFDWLVGNERWQARVAEAQAKGDDSVATTSGLSDIFEEISPIEDFQGTMSLSFSDPEFADPKFTMAECKDRDATYSAPLYVKAEFMNNNTGEIKQQTVFMGDFPLMTDKGTFVVNGTERVVVSQLVRSPGAYFERTADKTSDKDIFTAKIIPSRGAWFELEIDKRDQVGVRLDRKRKQSVTVLLKALGWTEGQILEEFGEYDSIRATLEKDTTETREDALLDIYRKLRPGEPPTVDAAQSLLDNLYFNVKRYDLAKVGRYKINRKLGIDRPLSDPTASILHIEDIVAMIKFLVALHAGEKSIKGTRDGEEIDVRVEVDDIDHFGNRRIRAVGELIENQVRTGLSRMERVVRERMTTQDVEAITPQTLINIRPVVAAIKEFFGTSQLSQFMDQNNPLSGLTHKRRLSALGPGGLSRDRAGMEVRDVHPSHYGRMCPIETPEGPNIGLIGSLASYGRINPFGFIETPYRKVSNGIVSDQVDYLTADDEAEVQIAQANSPLNEDGSFAEEMVLVRQRGGGGEPTLVPADEVEYMDVSPRQMVSVATALIPFLEHDDANRALMGANMQRQAVPLVRSEAPFVGTGMERSAAVDAGDVVVAKKAGVVTEVSADLVVMLNDDGTETNYRIGKFSRSNQGNCYNHRVLVNEGDRLELGGIIADGPATDQGELALGRNLLVAFMSWEGHNFEDAIILSQRIVAEDVLSSIHIEEHEIDARDTKLGAEEITRDIPNVSEEVLAQLDERGIIHIGAEVEAGDILVGKVTPKGETELTPEERLLRAIFGEKSREVRDTSLKVPHGESGTVIGVRVFDRDNDDELPPGVNQLVRVYVAAKRKITDGDKLAGRHGNKGVISKILPVEDMPFLADGTPVDVVLNPLGVPGRMNVGQVLELHLGWIAKTGWKVEGEPEWIKNLPNMPRETGPNQNLATPVFDGAREEEISGLLDSTNVTRDGERLIGASGKAQLFDGRSGEPFPDPVSVGYMYILKLHHLVDDKIHARSTGPYSMITQQPLGGKAQFGGQRFGEMEVWALEAYGAAYTLQELLTIKSDDIHGRVKVYEAIVKGENIPEPGVPESFKVLIKEMQSLCLNVEVLSADGQTIEMRDADDAVFTAAEELGIDLSRDEPSSVEEV; encoded by the coding sequence TTGGTCGCCTCGAGCACCTCTGAAACCCAAACCGCTACCACCGACGGTGCAAACCGCCGGCTCTCATTCGCCAAGATTCACGAACCGCTGGATGTTCCGAATCTCCTCGCCCTCCAGACCGAGAGCTTCGACTGGCTCGTCGGCAACGAGCGCTGGCAGGCCCGCGTGGCCGAGGCCCAGGCGAAGGGCGACGACAGTGTGGCGACGACGTCCGGCCTCTCGGACATCTTCGAGGAGATCTCCCCGATCGAGGACTTCCAGGGCACCATGTCCCTGAGCTTCTCGGACCCGGAGTTCGCCGATCCGAAGTTCACCATGGCGGAGTGCAAGGACCGCGACGCCACCTACTCGGCCCCGCTGTACGTCAAGGCCGAGTTCATGAACAACAACACGGGCGAGATCAAGCAGCAGACCGTGTTCATGGGCGACTTCCCGCTCATGACGGACAAGGGCACGTTCGTCGTCAACGGCACCGAGCGTGTCGTTGTCTCCCAGCTCGTCCGCTCCCCGGGCGCGTACTTCGAGCGCACCGCGGACAAGACGAGCGACAAGGACATCTTCACGGCGAAGATCATCCCCTCGCGCGGCGCCTGGTTCGAGCTCGAAATCGACAAGCGCGACCAGGTCGGCGTGCGCCTCGACCGCAAGCGCAAGCAGTCCGTGACCGTCCTGCTCAAGGCGCTCGGGTGGACCGAGGGCCAGATCCTCGAGGAGTTCGGCGAGTACGACTCGATCCGCGCGACCCTCGAGAAGGACACCACGGAGACCCGCGAGGACGCCCTCCTCGACATCTACCGCAAGCTCCGTCCGGGCGAGCCGCCGACGGTCGACGCCGCGCAGTCCCTGCTTGACAACCTGTACTTCAACGTCAAGCGCTACGACCTCGCGAAGGTCGGCCGCTACAAGATCAACCGCAAGCTCGGCATCGACCGCCCGCTCTCGGACCCGACGGCGTCCATCCTCCACATCGAGGACATCGTCGCCATGATCAAGTTCCTCGTGGCGCTCCACGCCGGCGAGAAGTCGATCAAGGGCACCCGCGACGGCGAGGAGATCGACGTCCGCGTCGAGGTCGACGACATCGACCACTTCGGCAACCGCCGCATCCGCGCGGTCGGCGAGCTCATCGAGAACCAGGTCCGCACCGGCCTGTCCCGCATGGAGCGCGTGGTCCGCGAGCGCATGACCACGCAGGACGTCGAGGCGATCACGCCGCAGACCCTGATCAACATCCGTCCGGTCGTCGCTGCGATCAAGGAGTTCTTCGGAACCTCCCAGCTCTCGCAGTTCATGGACCAGAACAACCCGCTCTCGGGCCTGACCCACAAGCGCCGCCTCTCGGCGCTCGGCCCCGGCGGCCTGTCCCGCGACCGCGCGGGCATGGAGGTCCGCGACGTGCACCCGTCGCACTACGGCCGCATGTGCCCCATCGAGACCCCTGAAGGCCCGAACATCGGCCTCATCGGCTCGCTCGCGTCCTACGGGCGCATCAACCCGTTCGGCTTCATCGAGACCCCGTACCGCAAGGTGTCCAACGGGATCGTCTCGGACCAGGTCGACTACCTCACGGCCGACGACGAGGCCGAGGTGCAGATCGCCCAGGCGAACTCGCCGCTGAACGAGGACGGCTCCTTCGCCGAGGAGATGGTCCTGGTCCGCCAGCGCGGCGGCGGCGGCGAGCCCACGCTCGTCCCGGCCGACGAGGTCGAGTACATGGACGTCTCCCCGCGCCAGATGGTGTCGGTCGCGACGGCCCTCATCCCGTTCCTCGAGCACGACGACGCCAACCGCGCCCTCATGGGTGCGAACATGCAGCGCCAGGCCGTGCCGCTCGTCCGCTCCGAGGCGCCGTTCGTCGGCACCGGCATGGAGCGCTCGGCCGCGGTGGACGCGGGCGACGTCGTCGTGGCCAAGAAGGCGGGCGTCGTCACCGAGGTCTCCGCGGACCTCGTGGTGATGCTCAACGACGACGGCACGGAGACGAACTACCGCATCGGCAAGTTCTCCCGCTCCAACCAGGGCAACTGCTACAACCACCGTGTGCTCGTCAACGAGGGCGACCGCCTCGAGCTCGGCGGCATCATCGCCGACGGGCCGGCCACCGACCAGGGCGAGCTCGCCCTCGGCCGGAACCTCCTCGTCGCGTTCATGTCGTGGGAGGGCCACAACTTCGAGGACGCGATCATCCTCAGCCAGCGGATCGTGGCCGAGGACGTCCTGTCCTCGATCCACATCGAGGAGCACGAGATCGATGCCCGCGACACCAAGCTGGGTGCCGAGGAGATCACGCGCGACATCCCCAACGTGTCCGAGGAGGTGCTTGCCCAGCTCGACGAGCGCGGCATCATCCACATCGGCGCCGAGGTCGAGGCCGGCGACATCCTGGTCGGCAAGGTCACCCCGAAGGGCGAGACCGAGCTGACCCCGGAGGAGCGCCTGCTGCGCGCGATCTTCGGCGAGAAGTCGCGCGAGGTGCGCGACACGTCCCTCAAGGTCCCCCACGGCGAGTCCGGCACGGTCATCGGCGTGCGCGTGTTCGACCGCGACAACGACGACGAGCTGCCCCCGGGCGTGAACCAGCTCGTCCGCGTGTACGTGGCCGCCAAGCGCAAGATCACCGACGGCGACAAGCTCGCCGGCCGCCACGGCAACAAGGGCGTCATCTCCAAGATCCTGCCGGTCGAGGACATGCCGTTCCTCGCCGACGGGACCCCGGTGGATGTCGTCCTGAACCCGCTCGGCGTCCCCGGCCGCATGAACGTCGGCCAGGTCCTCGAGCTGCACCTGGGCTGGATCGCCAAGACCGGCTGGAAGGTCGAGGGCGAGCCCGAGTGGATCAAGAACCTGCCGAACATGCCGCGCGAGACGGGCCCCAACCAGAACCTGGCCACGCCGGTGTTCGACGGTGCCCGCGAGGAGGAGATCTCGGGCCTGCTCGACTCCACCAACGTCACGCGTGACGGCGAGCGCCTCATCGGCGCCTCCGGCAAGGCCCAGCTGTTCGACGGCCGCTCCGGCGAGCCGTTCCCGGACCCGGTCTCGGTCGGCTACATGTACATCCTGAAGCTGCACCACCTCGTGGACGACAAGATCCACGCGCGTTCCACTGGCCCGTACTCGATGATCACCCAGCAGCCGCTCGGTGGTAAGGCGCAGTTCGGCGGCCAGCGCTTCGGCGAGATGGAAGTGTGGGCCCTCGAGGCCTACGGTGCGGCGTACACGCTCCAGGAGCTCCTGACGATCAAGTCGGATGACATCCACGGCCGTGTGAAGGTCTACGAGGCGATCGTCAAGGGCGAGAACATCCCCGAGCCGGGCGTCCCCGAGTCCTTCAAGGTCCTCATCAAGGAAATGCAGTCGCTGTGCCTGAACGTGGAGGTCCTCTCCGCCGACGGCCAGACGATCGAGATGCGCGACGCCGATGATGCAGTCTTCACTGCCGCGGAGGAACTGGGCATCGACCTCTCCCGCGACGAGCCCAGCTCCGTCGAAGAGGTCTGA
- the rpsG gene encoding 30S ribosomal protein S7: MPRKGPAPKRPLVVDPVYGSPLVTQLINKVLVDGKKSTAERIVYGALEGARQKTGNDPVAALKKAMDNVRPTLEVRSRRVGGATYQVPVEVKPGRATALALRWLVGYSKARREKTMTERLQNEILDASNGLGAAVKRREDTHKMAESNKAFAHYRW; this comes from the coding sequence ATGCCTCGTAAGGGCCCTGCCCCGAAGCGTCCTCTCGTCGTCGACCCGGTCTACGGTTCGCCGCTCGTGACGCAGCTCATCAACAAGGTCCTCGTGGACGGCAAGAAGTCCACGGCCGAGCGCATCGTCTACGGTGCCCTCGAGGGCGCCCGCCAGAAGACGGGCAACGACCCCGTCGCGGCGCTCAAGAAGGCCATGGACAACGTCCGCCCGACCCTCGAGGTCCGCTCCCGCCGCGTCGGCGGCGCGACCTACCAGGTCCCGGTCGAGGTCAAGCCCGGCCGCGCCACCGCGCTGGCCCTCCGCTGGCTCGTCGGCTACTCGAAGGCCCGCCGCGAGAAGACGATGACCGAGCGTCTCCAGAACGAGATCTTGGACGCCTCGAACGGCCTCGGTGCCGCTGTGAAGCGCCGCGAGGACACGCACAAGATGGCCGAGTCCAACAAGGCCTTCGCCCACTACCGCTGGTAA
- the rpsL gene encoding 30S ribosomal protein S12, translated as MPTIQQLVRKGRTPKVSKTKAPALKGSPMRRGVCTRVYTTTPKKPNSALRKVARVRLNGGVEVTAYIPGVGHNLQEHSIVLVRGGRVKDLPGVRYKIVRGALDTQGVKNRQQARSRYGAKKEKK; from the coding sequence GTGCCTACTATTCAGCAGCTGGTCCGGAAGGGCCGCACGCCGAAGGTCTCCAAGACCAAGGCCCCTGCCCTCAAGGGCAGCCCCATGCGTCGTGGCGTGTGCACCCGTGTGTACACCACGACCCCGAAGAAGCCGAACTCCGCGCTCCGCAAGGTCGCGCGCGTCCGCCTCAACGGCGGCGTCGAGGTCACGGCCTACATCCCCGGCGTCGGCCACAACCTCCAGGAGCACTCGATCGTGCTCGTGCGCGGCGGCCGCGTGAAGGACCTTCCCGGTGTCCGCTACAAGATCGTCCGCGGTGCCCTCGACACCCAGGGTGTCAAGAACCGCCAGCAGGCCCGCAGCCGCTACGGCGCCAAGAAGGAGAAGAAGTAA
- a CDS encoding acetyl-CoA C-acetyltransferase, which yields MSNDDVVILSAARTPLGRLNGQLVSFTAVELGTHAIRAAIGRAGIGAEAVDAVIMGQVLQAGAGQNPARQSAIAAGIGWDVPCVTINKVCLSGLTAVIDAARMIRAGDATVVVAGGQESMSRAPHVLPGSRQGWTYGTVGALDVAAHDGLTDAFDGQSMGLSTEMRNLALGIGRDAQDEVAAASHVRAAVAQKEGVFDDEIAPIEVKQRKGDPILLSADEGVRPNTSRETLAPLRPAFATDGTITAGNSSPLSDGAAALVLTSRAYAEEHGLDWLAVVGRPGQVAGPDNSLHSQPSHAISQALSRAQWSTADLDFIEINEAFGSVAVQSLKDLDYPLEKCNIHGGAIALGHPIGASGARLAGHAAHELARRGSGKAAVALCGGGGQGEALLLYRD from the coding sequence ATGAGCAACGACGACGTCGTCATCCTCTCCGCAGCTCGCACGCCGCTGGGCCGCCTCAACGGCCAGCTCGTCTCCTTCACCGCGGTGGAGCTCGGGACCCACGCGATCAGGGCCGCGATCGGTCGCGCCGGAATCGGCGCCGAGGCCGTGGACGCCGTGATCATGGGCCAGGTGCTCCAGGCGGGCGCCGGGCAGAACCCCGCGAGGCAGAGCGCGATCGCGGCGGGCATCGGCTGGGACGTGCCGTGCGTGACCATCAACAAGGTCTGCCTCTCCGGTCTCACCGCCGTGATCGACGCGGCCCGGATGATCCGCGCCGGGGACGCGACCGTGGTGGTGGCCGGCGGCCAGGAGTCGATGTCCCGTGCCCCGCACGTGCTCCCCGGCTCCCGCCAGGGCTGGACCTACGGCACGGTCGGCGCCCTCGACGTCGCCGCCCACGACGGCCTGACGGATGCGTTCGACGGGCAGTCGATGGGCCTGTCCACCGAGATGCGGAACCTGGCCCTCGGCATCGGCCGAGACGCCCAGGACGAGGTCGCCGCCGCCTCCCACGTGCGCGCCGCGGTCGCCCAGAAGGAGGGCGTGTTCGACGACGAGATCGCCCCGATCGAGGTCAAGCAGCGCAAGGGGGACCCGATCCTCCTGTCCGCGGACGAGGGGGTCAGGCCCAACACCTCCCGCGAGACCCTCGCCCCGCTGCGGCCCGCGTTCGCGACCGATGGCACCATCACCGCGGGCAACTCCTCGCCGCTCTCCGACGGCGCCGCGGCCCTGGTCCTGACCAGCCGCGCCTACGCCGAGGAGCACGGTCTTGATTGGCTCGCCGTGGTGGGCAGGCCGGGGCAGGTGGCCGGCCCCGACAACTCGCTCCACTCGCAGCCGTCCCACGCCATCTCGCAGGCCCTCTCCCGCGCTCAGTGGAGCACCGCGGACCTCGACTTCATCGAGATCAACGAGGCCTTCGGCTCGGTGGCCGTCCAGTCGCTCAAGGACCTCGACTACCCGCTCGAGAAGTGCAACATCCACGGCGGCGCGATCGCCCTCGGCCACCCGATCGGCGCCTCGGGCGCCCGGCTCGCCGGCCACGCCGCGCACGAGCTCGCCCGGCGCGGCTCCGGCAAGGCCGCGGTGGCCCTCTGCGGCGGCGGCGGGCAGGGCGAGGCCCTGCTCCTCTACCGGGACTGA
- a CDS encoding DNA-directed RNA polymerase subunit beta', which yields MSNESSFGLMQIGLATADDIRTWSHGEVKKPETINYRTLKPEKDGLFCEKIFGPSRDWECYCGKYKRVRFKGIICERCGVEVTRAKVRRERMGHIELAAPVTHIWYFKGVPSRLGYLLDLAPKDLEKVIYFAAYMITRVDEERRHEQLPNLQAEHDLERKRLVDNRDSDIAAVARDLEGELGKLEAEGAKAADKKKARDLADKTMATIRKRADADIERLEAVWDRFKNLKVADLEGDEALYRELRDRYGMYFEGSMGAEAIQKRLQSFDLEAEAESLRDIIQNGKGQRKTRALKRLKVVNAFLTTENKPTGMVLDAVPVIPPELRPMVQLDGGRFATSDLNDLYRRVINRNNRLKRLLDLGAPEIIVNNEKRMLQEAVDSLFDNGRRGRPVTGPGNRPLKSLSDMLKGKQGRFRQNLLGKRVDYSGRSVIVVGPQLKLHQCGLPKQMALELFKPFVMKRLVDLNHAQNIKSAKRMVERYRPQVWDVLEEIITEHPVLLNRAPTLHRLGIQAFEPQLVEGKAIQLHPLVCAAFNADFDGDQMAVHLPLSPEAQAEARILMLSSNNILKPSDGRPVTLPSQDMIIGLYHLTTKREGAAGEGRVFSSVAEAIMAHDARELHLNAQVKIRLEGFVPSKDRPAPEGWEPGTPALVDTSLGQVVFNQTLPEDYPWVEAVADKGQLSKIVNDLAERYPKVVVAQTLDNLKDAGFHWATRSGVTVAISDIAVPEAKPEILAGYEDRAAKIQSQYDRGLIDDEERRSELIEIWDKATTEIASVMRESMPKMNTINRMVSSGARGNWMQVRQIAGIRGLVANPKGEIIPRPIKSSYREGLSVLEYFIATHGARKGLADTALRTANSGYLTRRLVDVSQDVIVREEDCGTERGLMVTIAVADHNGELTREENVENTAYTRTLAVDVTDSKGTVLAEAGADLGDVLINQLINAGITEIRVRSVLTCESAVGTCAKCYGRSLASGKLVDIGEAVGIIAAQSIGEPGTQLTMRTFHTGGAVSASGGEDITQGLPRIQELFEARTPKGVAPISEAAGRVAIEDTEKQLRIVLTPDDGTEEIAYPVSRRARLLVEDGDRVTVGQKLVNGPVDPKQVLRIQGPREAQKFLVDEVQGVYRSQGIGIHDKHVEVIVRQMLRRVTVIESGDTDLLPGELAEGRRYRDENRRVVSEGKRPASGRPELMGITKASLATESWLSAASFQETTRVLTQAAMEGKSDPLLGLKENVIIGKLIPAGTGLPRYTDITVEPTEEAKATLFTGPSAFSDFAYDPLNGDGVQEFHAIPLDDYDLGGDYR from the coding sequence TTGTCCAACGAATCCTCCTTCGGCCTCATGCAGATCGGCCTGGCGACCGCGGATGACATCCGCACCTGGTCGCACGGCGAAGTGAAGAAGCCGGAAACCATCAACTACCGCACCCTCAAGCCCGAGAAGGACGGCCTCTTCTGCGAGAAGATCTTCGGCCCGTCGCGGGACTGGGAGTGCTACTGCGGCAAGTACAAGCGCGTCCGCTTCAAGGGCATCATCTGCGAGCGCTGCGGCGTCGAGGTCACCCGTGCCAAGGTCCGCCGCGAGCGCATGGGCCACATCGAGCTCGCCGCGCCCGTGACGCACATCTGGTACTTCAAGGGCGTCCCGTCGCGCCTCGGCTACCTGCTCGACCTGGCCCCGAAGGACCTCGAGAAGGTCATCTACTTCGCGGCCTACATGATCACCCGGGTCGACGAGGAGCGCCGCCACGAGCAGCTGCCCAACCTCCAGGCTGAGCACGACCTCGAGCGCAAGCGCCTCGTCGACAACCGCGACTCCGACATCGCCGCTGTTGCCCGCGACCTCGAGGGCGAGCTCGGCAAGCTCGAGGCCGAGGGCGCCAAGGCCGCGGACAAGAAGAAGGCCCGCGACCTCGCCGACAAGACGATGGCCACGATCCGCAAGCGTGCGGACGCCGACATCGAGCGCCTCGAGGCCGTGTGGGACCGCTTCAAGAACCTCAAGGTCGCCGACCTCGAGGGCGACGAGGCTCTCTACCGCGAGCTCCGTGACCGCTACGGGATGTACTTCGAGGGCTCGATGGGCGCCGAGGCGATCCAGAAGCGCCTCCAGTCCTTCGATCTGGAGGCGGAGGCCGAATCGCTCCGCGACATCATCCAGAACGGCAAGGGCCAGCGGAAGACCCGTGCGCTCAAGCGCCTCAAGGTCGTCAACGCGTTCCTCACCACGGAGAACAAGCCGACCGGCATGGTCCTGGACGCCGTCCCGGTGATCCCGCCGGAGCTGCGCCCGATGGTGCAGCTCGACGGCGGCCGCTTCGCGACCTCCGACCTGAACGACCTGTACCGCCGCGTGATCAACCGCAACAACCGCCTCAAGCGCCTGCTTGACCTCGGTGCGCCGGAGATCATCGTCAACAACGAGAAGCGCATGCTCCAGGAGGCCGTGGACTCGCTGTTCGACAACGGCCGCCGTGGCCGTCCGGTGACGGGTCCGGGCAACCGCCCGCTCAAGTCGCTCTCGGACATGCTCAAGGGCAAGCAGGGCCGGTTCCGCCAGAACCTGCTCGGCAAGCGCGTCGACTACTCGGGCCGTTCGGTCATCGTCGTCGGCCCGCAGCTGAAGCTGCACCAGTGCGGCCTGCCGAAGCAGATGGCACTCGAGCTGTTCAAGCCGTTCGTCATGAAGCGGCTCGTGGACCTCAACCACGCGCAGAACATCAAGAGCGCCAAGCGCATGGTGGAGCGGTACCGCCCGCAGGTCTGGGACGTGCTCGAGGAGATCATCACCGAGCACCCGGTGCTGCTCAACCGTGCACCCACCCTGCACCGCCTCGGCATCCAGGCGTTCGAGCCGCAGCTCGTCGAGGGCAAGGCCATCCAGCTGCACCCGCTCGTCTGCGCGGCGTTCAACGCCGACTTCGACGGCGACCAGATGGCTGTGCACCTGCCGCTGAGCCCCGAGGCCCAGGCGGAGGCGCGCATCCTGATGCTCTCCTCGAACAACATCCTCAAGCCGTCGGACGGCCGTCCCGTCACCCTGCCCTCGCAGGACATGATCATCGGCCTGTACCACCTCACCACCAAGCGTGAGGGTGCGGCCGGCGAGGGTCGGGTGTTCTCCTCGGTGGCCGAGGCGATCATGGCGCACGATGCGCGCGAGCTGCACCTCAACGCGCAGGTGAAGATCCGGCTCGAGGGCTTTGTGCCCTCGAAGGACCGTCCCGCGCCCGAGGGCTGGGAGCCCGGCACGCCGGCGCTCGTGGACACCTCGCTGGGCCAGGTCGTGTTCAACCAGACCCTGCCCGAGGACTACCCCTGGGTCGAGGCCGTGGCGGACAAGGGCCAGCTCTCGAAGATCGTCAACGATCTCGCCGAGCGCTACCCGAAGGTCGTCGTGGCGCAGACCCTGGACAACCTCAAGGACGCCGGCTTCCACTGGGCCACGCGTTCGGGTGTCACGGTCGCGATCTCCGATATCGCCGTCCCCGAGGCCAAGCCGGAGATCCTGGCCGGCTACGAGGACCGCGCGGCGAAGATCCAGAGCCAGTACGACCGTGGTCTCATCGACGACGAGGAGCGCCGCTCCGAGCTCATCGAGATCTGGGACAAGGCGACCACCGAGATCGCGTCGGTCATGCGCGAGTCCATGCCGAAGATGAACACCATCAATCGCATGGTCTCCTCCGGTGCCCGAGGCAACTGGATGCAGGTCCGCCAGATCGCCGGTATCCGCGGCCTCGTGGCGAACCCGAAGGGCGAGATCATCCCGCGCCCGATCAAGTCCTCGTACCGCGAGGGCCTGTCGGTGCTCGAGTACTTCATCGCCACGCACGGTGCCCGCAAGGGTCTGGCGGACACGGCCCTCCGTACCGCCAACTCGGGCTACCTGACGCGTCGTCTCGTCGACGTCTCGCAGGACGTGATCGTGCGCGAGGAGGACTGCGGCACCGAGCGCGGCCTCATGGTCACGATCGCGGTCGCCGACCACAACGGCGAGCTCACCCGCGAGGAGAACGTCGAGAACACGGCCTACACCCGCACGCTCGCGGTGGACGTCACGGACTCCAAGGGCACCGTCCTCGCCGAGGCCGGCGCCGACCTGGGCGATGTGCTGATCAACCAGCTCATCAACGCGGGCATCACGGAGATCCGGGTCCGCTCGGTCCTCACGTGCGAGTCCGCGGTCGGGACCTGCGCCAAGTGCTACGGCCGCTCGCTGGCCTCCGGCAAGCTCGTGGACATCGGCGAGGCCGTCGGCATCATCGCCGCGCAGTCCATCGGCGAGCCCGGCACGCAGCTCACCATGCGTACGTTCCACACCGGTGGCGCCGTCTCGGCGTCCGGCGGCGAGGACATCACGCAGGGTCTGCCCCGTATCCAGGAGCTCTTCGAGGCCCGCACCCCCAAGGGTGTGGCCCCGATCTCCGAGGCCGCAGGCCGCGTGGCGATCGAGGACACCGAGAAGCAGCTGCGCATCGTCCTCACCCCGGACGACGGCACCGAGGAGATCGCCTACCCGGTCTCCCGCCGTGCGCGTCTCCTCGTCGAGGACGGCGACCGCGTCACCGTCGGGCAGAAGCTCGTCAACGGCCCGGTCGACCCGAAGCAGGTCCTGCGCATCCAGGGCCCGCGCGAGGCGCAGAAGTTCCTCGTCGACGAGGTCCAGGGCGTGTACCGCAGCCAGGGCATCGGCATCCACGACAAGCACGTGGAGGTCATCGTCCGCCAGATGCTGCGCCGCGTCACGGTCATCGAGTCGGGCGACACGGACCTGCTGCCGGGCGAGCTCGCGGAGGGCCGCCGCTACCGAGACGAGAACCGCCGCGTGGTCTCCGAGGGCAAGCGGCCGGCGTCGGGCCGTCCCGAGCTCATGGGCATCACCAAGGCCTCGCTGGCCACGGAGTCCTGGCTCTCGGCCGCGTCCTTCCAGGAGACCACCCGCGTGCTCACGCAGGCGGCCATGGAGGGCAAGAGCGACCCGCTGCTGGGCCTCAAGGAGAACGTCATCATCGGTAAGCTCATCCCGGCCGGTACGGGTCTTCCCCGGTACACCGACATCACGGTCGAGCCCACCGAGGAGGCCAAGGCGACGCTCTTCACCGGTCCGAGCGCCTTCAGCGACTTCGCCTACGATCCGCTGAACGGCGACGGGGTCCAGGAGTTCCACGCGATTCCGCTGGACGACTACGACCTGGGCGGCGACTACCGCTGA
- a CDS encoding aminoacyl-tRNA deacylase, with amino-acid sequence MTHDGAGPAPAAGEGPASAASGDGHARFLADAAAHGIDVQVAERGRARSLEEAAANLGIEPRDIVKSLVVKHPDGSFLFALIPGDRQISWPKLRGLLGVNRLSMPPADVALAATGYERGTITPLGSSTPWPVWADASISGRISLGAGAHGLSAFVDASELLAALGATIADISEPA; translated from the coding sequence ATGACGCACGACGGCGCGGGGCCGGCTCCCGCGGCAGGCGAGGGGCCGGCGTCGGCCGCCTCAGGCGACGGCCACGCGAGGTTCCTCGCCGACGCCGCCGCCCACGGGATCGACGTCCAGGTGGCCGAGCGCGGGCGCGCCCGCAGCCTCGAGGAGGCGGCGGCGAACCTCGGGATCGAGCCGCGGGACATCGTGAAGTCGCTCGTAGTCAAGCACCCCGACGGCTCGTTCCTGTTCGCGCTCATCCCGGGCGACCGGCAGATCTCCTGGCCCAAGCTCCGGGGACTGCTCGGGGTCAACCGGCTCTCGATGCCGCCCGCTGACGTGGCCCTTGCGGCGACCGGGTACGAGCGCGGCACCATCACGCCCCTGGGGTCCTCGACGCCGTGGCCGGTGTGGGCCGACGCGTCGATCTCGGGGCGCATCTCCCTCGGGGCCGGGGCGCACGGGCTGAGCGCGTTCGTGGACGCCTCGGAGCTGCTCGCGGCGCTGGGGGCGACGATCGCCGACATCAGCGAGCCCGCCTGA
- the rplL gene encoding 50S ribosomal protein L7/L12, whose amino-acid sequence MAKLTQDELIEAFKELSIIELSEFVKKFEEVFEVTAAAVAVAGPAAGGEAAAEEEKTSFDVILEAAGDKKIAVIKEVRALTSLGLKEAKDLVDSAPKAVLEGATKEAADKAKETLEAAGATVTLK is encoded by the coding sequence ATGGCGAAGCTCACCCAGGACGAGCTGATCGAGGCCTTCAAGGAGCTCTCCATCATCGAGCTCTCCGAGTTCGTGAAGAAGTTCGAGGAGGTCTTCGAGGTCACCGCTGCTGCCGTGGCCGTCGCGGGCCCCGCTGCCGGCGGCGAGGCCGCTGCCGAGGAGGAGAAGACCTCCTTCGACGTCATCCTCGAGGCCGCTGGCGACAAGAAGATCGCGGTCATCAAGGAGGTGCGCGCCCTGACCTCCCTCGGCCTGAAGGAGGCCAAGGACCTCGTCGACTCGGCCCCCAAGGCCGTCCTCGAGGGCGCGACCAAGGAGGCTGCCGACAAGGCCAAGGAGACCCTCGAGGCCGCCGGCGCCACGGTCACCCTCAAGTAG